In Stigmatella erecta, a genomic segment contains:
- a CDS encoding choice-of-anchor A family protein: MSGNKQRGWSRWGSKARRGVSMLTFATLASCSLMKEDENQARQTGAAVGEGGVCEIKPPFTANFEPELEWQWSGSSILPNHKQVMMTPVVVEVNGDGVPDVVFNSFENSNYTSNGVLRAISGADGSELWTVTDPLFRVRGAANIAAGDLDGDGKVEICTVPENASGIICFENDGTFKFRTSRDSSNDWGGPSLADLDGDGKVEIIDGSTVYTNTGALKWKGSEGPAGIPGTGALSIAADIDLDGKLELVADRVIYRHDGAVKCINRNVYYGLPGVANFDADPYGEVVVVTAGNVVLMDDNCALLWSKPLPGGGQGGAPNIADFDNDGKAEVGVAGKSFYTVFDTNGSVLWSKPVTDVSSNRTGSSTFDFEGDGKAEVVYADETRLRIYDGATGAIRFDVANTSGTAYENPIVADVDGDDSAEIIVAGNTYNSTAIGLRVFRDKKDGWVNTRRIWNQHAYSVTGVNDDGTIPKAPKANWQVSGLNTFRANSQGTGTTSPYAAPDLITTAVTSLCEADTESNGKLVRITAKVRNQGDAAISSGLPVAFYEGNPATGGSLLGVTTINGVLAPGHDTSVSVAVPPRLTAAEVVVWAVADDNGGGQGRELECRENNNGLSAAIPLGCTPPAAADLVADGVTAVCVGGSEGGSTIVSISTVVRNSGNKATAAGTPVSFYRGNPLSGGALLGVTLIPGTLGAGEDTLVSIEIAPQAAGNVTVYAVVDDFGNGQGREAESNETNNTASGPVSLYCAPPEPPAAPDLTAANVAAACTPDAEGSSVVTVSAVVRNAGNQATSAGLPVAFYRGNPAAGGTLLSVTALPEPLAAGAEAVVSVQIAPQAAGNVTVFAVADDLGNGQGREAESNETNNTTSASVSLYCAPPEPPAAPDLTATGVTAVCVGGNEGSSTVVSLSTVVRNAGNKATAAGTPVAFYQGAPGAGGVLLGVTTIPGILGAGEDTLVSIEIAPQAGSNVTVYAVADDFGNGQGREAESNETNNTASAPVSLSCYTPPPPAPDLTAANLAAACTAGTEGNNVVTLTATVRNQGNKAVAAGLPVTFYRGGTVLGVTTVAGELAAGAEAAVSLQIASQSQGPVQVTVSADDYGNGQGRETESDETNNTATASVSLYCAPPEPPPAPDLTAANVAAVCATGSDGGAILRLSATVRNAGPASVAAGLPVAFYRGNPATGGALLGVTTVQGSLAAGAEATVTLEISSQTGSAVTVFAVADDLGNGQGREVESNENNNSASATVNLVCAPPEPPECVELPLNDYNLFLTGDYTEGTDLEGRVAAGGNISMTNFSVGWKLPESDSAPKIVAGGNLTLSSGSVWGTALYGGTYSASHVDYLQGGSATQGTPVNFAARGTQLRALSNQLASLPATGETQAPPWNVLTLQGTNVESGLEVFEVSAADLSRTTQLIIRGVSTTSVAVINVRGPSVTLKGGREYAGNNVLFNYVDATSITANGYGIHGTVLAPDARIFFSNGSWDGGIYAKSLTGNAEGHHAPLPNPGCPNNTVSQKR, translated from the coding sequence GGGGGCGTCTGTGAAATCAAGCCGCCATTCACCGCCAACTTCGAGCCGGAGCTGGAGTGGCAGTGGAGCGGCAGCTCCATCCTGCCCAATCACAAGCAGGTGATGATGACGCCGGTGGTCGTCGAGGTGAACGGCGACGGCGTCCCGGACGTGGTGTTCAACTCGTTCGAGAACAGCAACTACACCTCGAACGGCGTGCTCCGGGCGATCAGCGGCGCGGACGGCAGCGAGCTGTGGACGGTGACGGATCCGCTGTTCCGGGTCCGCGGCGCGGCGAACATCGCGGCCGGTGACCTCGACGGCGATGGCAAGGTGGAGATCTGCACCGTGCCGGAGAACGCCTCGGGCATCATCTGCTTCGAGAACGACGGCACGTTCAAGTTCCGCACCTCGCGCGACTCGAGCAACGACTGGGGCGGCCCCTCGCTGGCGGACCTGGACGGCGACGGCAAGGTGGAGATCATCGACGGGTCCACCGTCTACACCAACACCGGCGCGCTCAAGTGGAAGGGCTCGGAAGGGCCCGCGGGCATCCCGGGCACGGGTGCGCTCTCCATCGCGGCGGACATCGACCTGGACGGCAAGCTGGAGCTGGTCGCCGACCGCGTCATCTACCGGCATGACGGCGCGGTGAAGTGCATCAACCGCAACGTCTATTACGGCCTGCCCGGCGTGGCCAACTTCGACGCGGATCCGTACGGCGAAGTGGTGGTGGTGACGGCCGGCAACGTGGTGCTGATGGACGACAACTGCGCCCTGCTGTGGTCGAAGCCGCTGCCCGGTGGCGGCCAGGGCGGCGCGCCGAACATCGCGGACTTCGACAACGACGGCAAGGCGGAGGTCGGCGTCGCGGGCAAGTCGTTCTACACCGTGTTCGACACGAACGGCTCTGTGCTCTGGTCCAAGCCGGTCACGGACGTGAGCTCCAACCGCACGGGCTCCTCCACCTTCGACTTCGAGGGGGACGGCAAGGCGGAGGTCGTCTACGCGGACGAGACCCGGCTGCGCATCTACGACGGCGCCACGGGCGCCATCCGCTTCGATGTGGCCAACACCTCGGGCACCGCGTACGAGAACCCCATCGTCGCCGACGTGGACGGGGATGACAGCGCGGAGATCATCGTCGCGGGCAACACCTACAACTCCACCGCCATCGGCCTGCGCGTCTTCCGCGACAAGAAGGATGGCTGGGTGAACACCCGCCGCATCTGGAACCAGCACGCCTACTCGGTGACCGGCGTCAACGACGACGGGACGATTCCGAAGGCCCCGAAGGCCAACTGGCAGGTGAGCGGGCTGAACACCTTCCGCGCCAACAGCCAGGGCACGGGCACCACCAGCCCCTACGCGGCGCCGGACCTCATCACCACGGCGGTGACGTCCCTGTGCGAGGCGGATACCGAGAGCAACGGCAAGCTCGTGCGGATCACCGCCAAGGTGCGCAACCAGGGCGATGCGGCCATCTCCTCGGGCCTGCCGGTGGCCTTCTACGAGGGCAACCCGGCCACGGGCGGCTCGCTGCTGGGCGTCACCACCATCAACGGCGTGCTGGCCCCGGGCCACGACACGTCCGTGTCCGTGGCGGTGCCGCCGCGGCTGACGGCCGCCGAGGTCGTCGTGTGGGCGGTGGCGGATGACAACGGCGGCGGCCAGGGCCGCGAGCTGGAGTGCCGCGAGAACAACAACGGCCTGTCGGCGGCGATCCCCCTGGGCTGCACGCCTCCGGCGGCGGCCGACCTGGTGGCCGATGGCGTGACGGCGGTGTGCGTGGGCGGCAGCGAGGGTGGCAGCACCATCGTCAGCATCTCCACCGTGGTACGCAACTCGGGCAACAAGGCGACCGCCGCGGGCACGCCGGTGTCCTTCTACCGGGGCAACCCCCTGTCGGGCGGCGCGCTGCTGGGCGTCACCCTCATCCCGGGCACCCTGGGCGCGGGCGAGGACACCCTCGTCTCCATCGAGATCGCTCCCCAGGCGGCCGGCAACGTCACCGTGTACGCGGTGGTGGATGACTTCGGCAACGGCCAGGGCCGCGAGGCGGAGTCCAACGAGACGAACAACACGGCCTCGGGGCCGGTGAGCCTGTACTGCGCTCCTCCCGAGCCTCCCGCGGCGCCGGACCTGACGGCCGCGAACGTGGCGGCCGCGTGCACGCCGGACGCCGAGGGCTCCAGCGTGGTGACGGTCTCCGCGGTGGTGCGCAACGCGGGCAACCAGGCCACCTCCGCGGGCCTGCCGGTGGCCTTCTACCGGGGCAACCCGGCCGCGGGCGGCACGCTGCTGTCCGTGACGGCGCTGCCGGAGCCGCTGGCGGCGGGTGCCGAGGCGGTGGTCTCCGTGCAGATCGCTCCCCAGGCCGCGGGCAACGTCACCGTGTTCGCGGTGGCCGATGACCTGGGCAACGGCCAGGGCCGTGAGGCGGAGTCCAACGAGACCAACAACACCACCTCGGCGAGCGTGAGCCTGTACTGCGCGCCTCCCGAGCCTCCCGCGGCGCCGGATCTGACGGCCACGGGCGTGACGGCGGTGTGCGTGGGCGGCAACGAGGGCAGCAGCACCGTGGTGAGCCTGTCCACCGTGGTCCGCAACGCGGGCAACAAGGCGACCGCCGCGGGCACGCCGGTGGCCTTCTACCAGGGCGCTCCGGGCGCCGGGGGCGTGCTGCTGGGCGTCACCACCATCCCGGGCATCCTGGGCGCGGGCGAGGACACCCTCGTCTCCATCGAAATCGCTCCCCAGGCGGGCAGCAACGTCACCGTGTACGCGGTGGCGGATGACTTCGGCAACGGCCAGGGCCGCGAGGCGGAGTCCAACGAGACGAACAACACGGCCTCGGCTCCGGTGAGCCTGTCGTGCTACACGCCGCCTCCCCCGGCGCCGGACCTGACGGCGGCGAACCTGGCGGCGGCCTGCACGGCCGGCACCGAGGGCAACAACGTGGTGACGCTGACCGCGACGGTGCGCAACCAGGGCAACAAGGCGGTGGCGGCGGGCCTGCCGGTCACCTTCTACCGCGGTGGCACGGTGCTGGGCGTCACCACGGTCGCGGGTGAGCTGGCGGCGGGCGCCGAGGCGGCGGTCTCCCTGCAGATTGCCTCTCAGTCCCAGGGCCCGGTCCAGGTGACCGTGTCCGCGGACGACTACGGCAACGGCCAGGGCCGCGAGACGGAGTCCGACGAGACGAACAACACGGCCACCGCCTCGGTGAGCCTGTACTGCGCGCCCCCGGAGCCTCCTCCGGCGCCGGACCTGACGGCGGCGAACGTGGCGGCGGTGTGCGCCACGGGCTCGGACGGCGGGGCCATCCTGCGGCTGTCCGCCACGGTGCGCAACGCGGGTCCGGCCTCCGTGGCCGCGGGCCTGCCGGTGGCCTTCTACCGCGGCAACCCCGCCACGGGCGGCGCCCTGCTGGGCGTCACCACGGTGCAGGGTTCGCTGGCGGCGGGCGCCGAGGCCACGGTCACCCTGGAGATCTCGTCGCAGACGGGCTCCGCGGTCACCGTGTTCGCGGTGGCCGACGACCTGGGCAACGGCCAGGGCCGTGAGGTGGAGTCCAACGAGAACAACAACAGCGCCTCGGCGACGGTGAACCTGGTGTGCGCGCCGCCGGAGCCCCCCGAGTGCGTGGAGCTGCCGCTCAACGACTACAACCTGTTCCTCACGGGTGACTACACCGAGGGAACGGACCTGGAGGGCCGGGTGGCCGCGGGTGGCAACATCTCCATGACGAACTTCTCGGTGGGCTGGAAGCTGCCGGAGTCCGACTCCGCCCCGAAGATCGTCGCTGGTGGCAACCTGACGCTGAGCAGCGGCAGCGTGTGGGGCACCGCGCTGTATGGCGGCACCTACAGCGCCAGCCACGTGGACTACCTGCAGGGCGGCAGCGCCACGCAGGGCACCCCGGTGAACTTCGCGGCCCGCGGCACCCAGCTGCGCGCGCTGTCCAACCAGCTGGCGAGCCTGCCCGCCACGGGTGAGACCCAGGCTCCGCCCTGGAACGTCCTCACCCTGCAGGGCACGAACGTCGAGTCGGGCCTGGAGGTGTTCGAGGTGAGCGCGGCGGATCTGTCGCGCACCACGCAGCTCATCATCCGCGGCGTGTCCACCACGTCCGTGGCGGTCATCAACGTGCGCGGCCCGTCGGTCACCCTCAAGGGCGGCCGCGAGTACGCGGGCAACAACGTGCTGTTCAACTACGTGGACGCCACGAGCATCACCGCCAACGGCTACGGCATCCACGGCACGGTGCTGGCGCCCGACGCGCGCATCTTCTTCTCGAACGGAAGCTGGGATGGCGGCATCTACGCCAAGTCGCTGACGGGCAACGCCGAGGGCCACCACGCGCCCCTGCCGAACCCCGGCTGCCCCAACAACACCGTGAGCCAGAAGCGCTAG